In Deinococcus malanensis, the following are encoded in one genomic region:
- a CDS encoding DUF4157 domain-containing protein, whose amino-acid sequence MNLQALLDVEALAFASLLRLRIQWVPPFLVSRRRAWLNSRMLQGVRIVEASSLAWVARRILRGSQMAMVVGHTVHLSGVTRAQFLSDAAWVAHEMAHVLQFQRYGTVRFLLLYLLESARRGYHHNRFEVQAREAAQTLLAPPVR is encoded by the coding sequence ATGAACCTGCAGGCACTGCTGGATGTCGAGGCACTGGCCTTTGCGAGCCTGCTAAGGCTGCGCATTCAGTGGGTCCCGCCTTTTCTCGTCTCACGGCGCAGAGCATGGTTGAATAGCAGGATGTTGCAGGGCGTGAGGATCGTTGAAGCTTCGTCGCTGGCATGGGTGGCCAGGCGAATTCTGAGAGGGTCACAGATGGCCATGGTGGTCGGTCACACGGTGCATTTGAGTGGTGTGACCAGAGCGCAGTTTCTGAGCGACGCCGCCTGGGTGGCGCATGAGATGGCGCACGTACTTCAGTTTCAGCGGTATGGCACCGTGCGCTTCCTGCTGCTGTACCTCCTGGAAAGCGCCCGGCGCGGCTACCATCACAACCGGTTCGAAGTGCAGGCCCGGGAGGCCGCACAGACCCTGCTCGCGCCGCCGGTCAGATGA